A genomic segment from Spinacia oleracea cultivar Varoflay chromosome 3, BTI_SOV_V1, whole genome shotgun sequence encodes:
- the LOC110777694 gene encoding uncharacterized protein gives MGDMDSGYSGSMQSSSTDGGGTAAGGSCCGDDQEYDSRSGCGGGGAESISAFFNPMSSFSINTNNNTSNSNNMGGVAPLQLYSFSNGSLSFAHQVSNYFDHPQPTNFIINHHNSGTNNNNNNNNINYNNNNNNNQADMVWPNKFAAVRPSISTDEANCTAEGRLGYSIPNNNNNHNQQQQQQNTHRQHPTVTPLPSPGPPAPVSSSNPTSTRPGRNPKKRSRVSRRAPTTVLTTDTNNFRQMVQEFTGIPASPFNAFSPRARFDLYGGLGGHFSSTVPAPPSYLLRPSPQKIPPLYQPPYLANSSLPSHTNTSISTSGALLVDGAGLAAAAAASASLASTSISTTIATPTCTTTFHLCDPQEFLSTNPQLTFQSLLQSSSPALLADQQDSSMSLGCTTVTPHQSSCSVNPAGGNCSYRGGSSTFAAPAAVVAAVSGGAADNNGVTRKGEGMVESWICSSD, from the exons ATGG GTGATATGGATTCAGGCTATAGTGGAAGTATGCAGTCTTCGAGCACGGACGGCGGCGGTACTGCTGCTGGTGGAAGTTGTTGCGGAGATGATCAAGAGTACGACTCACGCAGCGgatgcggtggtggtggtgccgAGTCTATCTCGGCGTTTTTTAACCCCATGTCCAGCTTCAGCATCAACACGAACAACAACAccagcaacagcaacaacatGGGAGGTGTTGCTCCGCTACAACTTTACTCTTTCAGCAACGGATCATTGTCGTTTGCTCATCAAGTATCCAACTATTTCGATCATCCACAACCTACTAACTTTATAATTAACCATCATAACAGTggtaccaataataataataataataataatattaattataataacaataataataataatcaagcCGACATGGTGTGGCCCAACAAATTTGCTGCAGTTAGACCATCTATATCAACCGATGAAGCCAATTGCACTGCTGAGGGTCGTCTTGGCTACAGCatccccaacaacaacaacaaccacaaccagcaacaacaacaacaaaacacgCATCGGCAACATCCTACAGTTACACCCTTACCGTCCCCAGGCCCTCCTGCGCCCGTGTCGTCATCGAACCCGACTAGCACCCGACCGGGCCGAAATCCGAAGAAAAGGTCCAGGGTTTCAAGAAGGGCACCCACAACTGTGTTGACTACCGACACCAACAATTTTAGGCAAATGGTCCAGGAGTTTACCGGCATACCCGCGTCTCCGTTCAACGCCTTCTCACCACGAGCTCGATTCGATCTCTATGGTGGTTTGGGTGGACATTTTAGCTCAACAGTGCCAGCTCCACCAAGTTATCTTTTAAGGCCCTCTCCTCAAAAGATACCTCCTCTTTACCAACCACCATATTTAGCTAACTCTTCTCTTCCATCACACACTAACACTAGTATCAGTACTAGTGGTGCTTTGCTTGTTGATGGGGCTGGGTTAGCCGCGGCAGCGGCGGCGTCTGCTTCTTTAGCTAGCACTAGTATTAGCACCACCATTGCAACACCAACATGTACTACAACTTTCCATTTATGTGATCCTCAAGAGTTTCTTAGCACCAATCCTCAACTCACCTTTCAATCCCTCCTACAATCCTCTTCACCTGCGTTATTAGCTGATCAGCAAGATTCGAGCATGAGTCTAGGATGTACTACTGTCACTCCGCATCAGAGTAGTTGCTCTGTTAATCCTGCAGGTGGAAACTGCAGCTACCGTGGTGGTAGTAGTACATTTGCTGCTcctgctgctgttgttgctgctgtcaGTGGCGGCGCCGCCGATAATAATGGAGTTACCAGAAAGGGTGAAGGTATGGTAGAGTCATGGATTTGTTCATCTGATTAA